One Rhinopithecus roxellana isolate Shanxi Qingling chromosome 7, ASM756505v1, whole genome shotgun sequence DNA segment encodes these proteins:
- the GAGE10 gene encoding G antigen 10, giving the protein MLPEQFSDEEVEPPELEEGEPAAQCQDPAPAQEGEDEGASAGQGPEPESDSQEQVHPKTGCERGDDLDVQEMGLPNPEEVKMTEEGEKQSQC; this is encoded by the exons ATGCTG CCCGAGCAGTTCAGTGATGAAGAAGTGGAACCACCAGAACTTGAAGAAGGGGAACCAGCAGCTCAATGTCAGGATCCTGCACCTGCTCAGGAGGGAGAAGATGAGGGAGCATCTGCAGGTCAAG ggccGGAGCCTGAATCTGATAGCCAGGAACAGGTTCACCCGAAGACTGGGTGTGAGCGTGGAGATGATCTTGATGTCCAGGAGATGGGCCTGCCAAATCCAGAGGAGGTGAAAATGACTGAAGAAG GTGAAAAGCAATCACAGTGTTAA
- the LOC104661824 gene encoding G antigen 10-like: protein MSWRGRSTYRPRPRRYVEPPERIGPMLPEQFSDEVEPPTPEEGEPATQSQDPAPAQEGEDEGASAGQGPEPEAESQEEVRPKTDCEPEDGPDVQEMSLPNPEEAKRPEEGEKQSQC, encoded by the exons ATGAGTTGGCGAGGAAGATCGACCTATCGGCCTAGGCCAAGACGCTATGTAGAGCCTCCTGAAAGGATTGGGCCTATGCTG CCCGAGCAGTTCAGTGATGAAGTGGAACCACCAACCCCTGAAGAAGGGGAACCAGCAACTCAAAGTCAGGATCCTGCGCCCGCTCAGGAGGGAGAAGATGAGGGAGCATCTGCAGGGCAAG ggccGGAGCCTGAAGCTGAGAGCCAGGAAGAGGTTCGCCCGAAGACTGATTGTGAGCCTGAAGATGGTCCTGATGTCCAGGAGATGAGCCTGCCAAATCCAGAGGAGGCGAAAAGGCCTGAAGAAG GTGAAAAGCAATCACAGTGTTAA